In Thiomonas arsenitoxydans, the genomic stretch TGTTTTTCGGCTTCGTCTCCTCGCTGGTCACGCTGTTTTCTTTTCTGGTCATGTTGTGGATGCTGTCGGGCGCGGTCACCCTGTTCGGCATCACCATTCCCGGTTACATGGTGTGGGTCGCCATTCTGTATGCCGGGGTGGGCAGCGTGCTGGCGCATTGGGTGGGCAAGCCGCTGATTCGGCTCAACTTCTACCAGCAGCGCTACGAGGCGGATTTCCGCTTCGGTCTGGCGCGTACCCGCGAACACGACGAAGGCATTGCGCTCTACAACGGCGAGCAGCGCGAACTGGCCGGACACCGCGACCGCTTTGCCAATGTGTGGAGCAACTGGTGGGGCATCATGAAGCGGCAGAAGCTGTTCACCTGGTACAGCGCGTTTTATGGCCAACTCGCCATCATCTTCCCCATCCTGGTGGCCGCGCCGCGTTACTTTGCCGGGCAGATTCAACTCGGCGGCCTGACGCAGACGGCGCAGGCCTTCGGTCAGGTGCAGGGCGCGATGTCCTGGTTCATCGGCGCGTACACCAGCATTGCCGACTGGCGCGCCACCGTCGAGCGTCTGCAGACCTTTGTCGAGGCCATGCAAAACGCGCAGAGTCATCCGCCTACGCCCACGGCGCCCGCTTCCGCAGGTCTGCCCTCAGACCGGTCATCAAGCGCTGCGATCGCTTCGGCCGGTGTGGTGCCGCTGCGCAGCGCGCGCGAGTCGGTGGCGCTGGGCGATCTGCTGCTGCTCTCTCCCGACGGACGGCCGCTGCTGCAATGCGCGGGCGAGCACATCAGCCGCGGCCAGCACACCCTGTTCACCGGGCCGTCGGGCAGCGGCAAGAGCACGCTGGTGCGCTGGCTCGCCGGTATCTGGCCCTACGCGCTCAACACCGCGCACGCGCATGCGCCATCGGGCCGTACGCTGTTCCTGCCGCAAAAGCCGTATCTGCCGCTGGGCACGCTCAAACAGGCGCTCACCTATCCGCAAAGCCCGGAAGACTTCAGTGCCGCGCAAATCAGCGAGGCGCTGCAACTCGCCCGCGTGCCTTATCTGGAAGCCGCGCTGGAGCAGACCGATACCTGGATGCAACGCCTCTCGCCCGGCGAGCAGCAGCGCCTGGCCGTGGCCCGCGCCCTGCTCATCGCCCCGGACTGGCTGTTCATGGACGAGGCCACCAGCGCGCTCGATGCACCAACCGAACGCGCCATGTACGCGCTTTTGCAGCAGCGTCTGCCCGACGCCACGCTGGTCAGTGTGGCGCACCGTGTGGGCGTGATCGGATTTCATGCGCAGATTTACACGGTCGTGGCCGACCCCTCGGGCGAAGGCCCGGCGCGCATGGAAAAACGCGATGCCGAGCGGGCGCAAAAGGCAGCGCTGGGCGACGAGGGTGTACCGGGGGCGCCAGCCTTCGCATCGTGATGCGGCGGTGATGCTGCTTTCTGACGATCTGTCCGCCGCCGGGTTTGACCAGCCCTTCGAGCTGCTGCGCGGCTGCCATGCCCGCATCACCCGCATGGACGCTCTGCTGCTGCGGCTGATCGATCATGTGGCGCTCAAGGAAACGCAAGGCCGCCCCAAGTTTGCTTGTTCCCCACGGGGCGCGGGGCGGCGTGCCGACCCTGGGGGCGCACAAGAAGGTACGGACGCACAGGCGCAGCAGGCGGCCGACAAAGTGCTGCGCTACTTCGATGTAGCCGCGCCGCTGCACCATGAAGACGAGGAGCTGCATGTGTTTCCGCTGCTGCGCGCTTCGGCGGCAGGGTGGGGGACGGCGACGACGCGGTGCTGGAAACGCTTGAAAGCGATCACCGCGTGCTGGACGTGCTATGGGCCGAGTTGCGCGACTGGCTGCTGCAAGTGAAAGCCGCGCAGGCCCTGCCCGCGTCGGCGCTCATCGCCAATGCGGCGCAACGCTTCAGCGCCCTGCACGCCGCGCATATTGCCATCGAAAACACGCGGATTTTTCCGGCCGCGCAAGCGCGCATGAATGCCGCCCAAATCACGGCGATGGGCCAGGACATGGCTGCTCGCCGTGGAGTGCGCTGGCCTTCCGATTAGGGCCTGTTCACGCTATTGGTGTGAGAAAGGCGTGATCGCCTGTCGCGGTTTCGCAGCGCTGCGCGTTACTTCAGAACCTGCTCCCACGACACACGAGGTCATCGCCATGTCTCAACCGCTCATTCCCGCTGCACTCAACACCCCGAAGCGTCGCCTCGCGGCTCTGATCTTGCCTGCTGTTGCCGCGCTGGGGCTGGGCGGTTGCGTGGTGGCGCCCGTGCCGCCGCAATATGGCTACGGCGCGCCTGCGTATGACGTGGTCAATGTGCCGCCTCCCGCCCCGCAGTACGAGGCGGTCGGTGTGGCGCCTTACCCCGGAGCGGTGTGGATCACCGGCTATTGGGGCTGGGCAAACGGTCGCTACGTGTGGAACCGGGGCTACTGGCACGCGCCACGCCCTGGCTACCGTTGGGTGCCGCATCGCTGGGTGCAGCAAGGCGGCGGTTGGCACGGTCAGGGCGGCCGCTGGGAACGGCGCTGATCCTCCAAGGGATGCGCAGCCGTGATGCGGCGCGGGGTTGATGCGTCACCCCAGCCCGCGCACCACGTCCAGCGCTTCTTCGATGCGCGACACCGGGTGCAACTCCAGCCCTTCGAACTGTTTTCCCGCACCCTTGGGGGCATTGGCAGCCGGAATGATGGCAGCGGAGAAGCCGAGTTTGGCGGCTTCGCGCAGACGCTCCTGGCCGCGCGGGGCGGGGCGGATTTCACCCGCCAGGCCGACTTCACCGAAGGCCAGCAGACCCCGCGGTAGCGGGCGGTTGCGCAGCGAACTTTGAATGGCCAGCAGCACGGCCAGATCGGCCGCGGGCTCGGTGATGCGCACCCCGCCCACGGCGTTGACGAACACGTCCTGATCGCCGCTGGCGACTCCTGCATGGCGATGCAGCACGGCCAGCAGCATGGCCAGCCGCGCTGCGTCCAGCCCCACGGACAGGCGGCGCGGGCTGGGCGCGGCGGCGTTGTCCACCAGCGCCTGCACCTCCACCAACAGCGGGCGGGTGCCCTCCAGTGTGGCGAGCACGCAGGTGCCGGGCACCGGCTCGGCGTGGGTGGAGAGGAAGATGGCCGAGGGGTTGGACACGCCTTTGAGGCCATGCTCGGTCATGGCGAACACGCCCAGTTCGTTCACCGCGCCGAAGCGGTTCTTGATGGCGCGAATCAGCCGGAAGCGCGACTGCGTGTCGCCCTCGAAATACAGCACGGTATCGACCATGTGCTCCAGCACACGCGGCCCGGCGAGCGCGCCTTCCTTGGTGACGTGGCCGACCAGCACCAGGGTGATGCCGCTGGCCTTGGCCGCGCGGGTGAGTTGCGCCGCGCATTCGCGCACCTGCGACACCGACCCCGGCGCCGAGGACAGCGCCTCGGTGTAAACCGTCTGGATGGAGTCGATCACTGCGATGGAATAGGCCCCCATGCTCGCATTCGCTCGCTGCTCCCCGAGGGGGGCATCCCCACCCCGACCCTCCCCACCCGTGGGGAGGGAGTGATTGCTCCTCCCTCGCTCGGTGGGGGAGGTTGGGAGGGGGAAACGCCCGCCTTGGGAAGGCCCGACAGCGGGGCCGCGTGCTAACTCGTCGAGCATGACCTCCAGCTGCGTTTCGGCCATCAGCCGCACCGGCGCGCCTTTCAGGCCCAGACGTTGGGCACGCAGCGCCACCTGCGCGGCGGACTCCTCGCCGCTGATATAGAGCACCGGCAGTTCGGCGGACAGATTGGCGAGCACTTGCAGCAGCAGGGTGGACTTGCCGATGCCCGGATCGCCGCCGAGCAGCAAGACGCCGCCGGGCACCAGGCCGCCGCCGAGCACGCGGTCGAGTTCGTCGATGCCGCTGCTTCGGTGCGCGTGGCGCTCGGCCTGCACCTCGGTGAGCAGCACCGGGCCGCTCGCCGCGGTGAGGTCGCCGCGCCCGGCGAACTGCGCTGCCGCGGCGCCGTGCCGTGCGCCGGGGCGGGCGGCATCGACGCTGCGCTCTGCCGTTTCCACCAAGGTGTTCCAGGCCTGGCAGTGCGGGCACTGGCCCTGCCACTTGGCGGATTTGCCGCCGCACTCGGAGCAGACGTAAACGGTTTGGGGTTTGGCCATCTCATTCCACCCGCACCGGCACGCGGGCGGCCAGGGCGCACATCAGCTCGTAGCCGAGCGTGCCCGCGGCTGCCGCAACCTCGTCGATCGAGAGCTCGGCCTGCGCGTCCTGCCCCCACAGCAGCACGGGGCTGCCGATCATGGGCTGGTTGCCTGCGGCAAACACCGGCTCGAGATCGACGGTGATCATGTCCATCGACACCCGGCCGACCAACTGCGTGCGCACGCCGTCCACCACGATGGGCGTGCCGTTGGGGGCGACGCGCGGGTAGCCATCGGCATAGCCGCAGGCGACCACGCCGATGCGCATGGGGCGCGGCGCGGTGAAGCGCGCGCCGTAGCCCACACACTCGCCCGCAGCGATGTGCTGAATGTCGATGAGCTCGCTGCGCAGACTCATGGCGGGGCGCAGCTTCCAGTGCGCCGCGTCTAGCGCCAGCCCGGTGGGCGAGCTGCCGTACAGCGCAATGCCGGGCCGCACCCAGTCGGACGCAACGCGCGGGTCGGCGCCGTGCACCAGCGCTGCGGCGGAATTGGACAGGGTGCGTTCGCCCGGCAGATGGCCCACACCGCGGGCGAATCGTGCTAGCGCTTCGTCGATTCCGCCCGCTTCGTCGGCGCAGGCGAAGTGGGTCATGTGGGTGATTTCGCCCACCTGCGGCAGCGCGTTCAGCCGCTCCCAGGCGGCGGCGTAGGCCTCGGGCGAAAAGCCCACGCGGTTCATGCCGGTGTTCATTTTGAGGAACACGCGGTGCGTGCGGTTGCCGCGGTGCACCGCCAGCCAGTCGATCTGTTCGCGGCAATGCACTACATGCCAGAGGTTGAGGCGTTCGCAAAGCGCGAGGTCTTCCGGGGCGAAACAGCCTTCGAGCAGCAGAATGGGGCCGACCCAGCCGAGCGCGCGCAGCTTCTCGGCCTCGGTCAGATCGAGCAGCGCGAAACCGTCGGCCGTGCGCAGCGCGCCATACGCGCGGGCGATGCCGTGACCGTAGGCATTGGCTTTGACCACGGCCCAGACCTTGCTCGCGGGCGTGGCCTGGCGGACTCGCAGGAGGTTGTGGGAGAGCGCGGCCGTGTGGATCACGGCGGAAATCGGGCGGGGCATGGCAGCTCGGGCAGAGGGTTGAGGCCAGCATTGTCGCAAATGCCCTGAAATGCCCTGTGCTATAAACCCCGGCAGCCTGCGGGTCTGTTCCCGCAAGCCGCCAGCCATGCCGCACGCGCCAGCCCGCCTCATTCATCGCAATCCCTGATCTTGTTCTCACCCAACGATACGACACAGCCTGCTGCAGCATCGCGGGCAGCCACGCGATGAAAAAAGGCTTTTACTGGATCATGGCGGCGCAGTTTTTTTCTTCGCTGGCCGACAACGCGCTGCTCATCGCCGCCATCGCCCTGCTGGTGCAGATGCAGTCACCCGACTGGATGACGCCGCTGCTCAAGTTCTTTTTCACCATCTCCTATGTGGTGCTTGCCCCCTTCGTGGGGGCGTTTGCCGATGCCATTCTGAAATGGAAGGTGATGTTCATCACCAATCTGGTGAAAGTGGCCGGGCTGGTGCTCATGCTGATCTCGGTGCACCCGCTGCTGGCTTACGGCGTGGTGGGCCTAGGCGCGGCGGCCTATTCGCCGGCCAAATACGGCATCCTCACCGAGTTGCTGCCGCCGCAGCAACTGGTCGCGGCCAATGGCTGGATCGAGGGCACCACGGTCAGCTCCATCATTCTGGGCACGGTGCTGGGCGGGTTTTTGGTTAGTCAGGCGGCGTCGGGTTTTTTGCTGGGGCTGCCCGGGCTGGCTGCGGTTGGTATCAACACCACGCCCGAGGCGGCCATTCTGGTCATCACCCTGGTGTATTTGCTGGCGGCCTTATGCAATTTGCGCATTCCCGATACCGGGGCGCGTTACGAAAAACAGAAAACCCGGCTGGTGGCGCTGCTGGTTGATTTTGCGCATTGCACCAAGGTGCTGTGGACCGACAAGCTGGGGCAGATTTCGCTGGCGGTCACCACCCTGTTCTGGGGCGCGGGGGCGACGTTGCAGTTCATCGTGCTGAAGTGGGCGGAACATGCACTGGGGCTGGATCTCACCATGGCGTCTGTGATGCAGGCGGCCGTGGCGCTGGGCGTGGCCGCTGGGGCGATCAGCGCTGCCGTGCGCGTGCCGCTGAAAAAGAGCCTGAGCGTGCTGCCGCTGGGCGTGGGCATGGGGCTGACCACCGTGGCGCTGGCGTTTTTCAACCGCGAGCTGCTGCCCGACGTGCAGCTGCATTTCTGGGTGGTGCAACTGCCGCTTTACATGCTGTTCGCCTATGGCTTCATGGTATTCATCGGCGCATTGGCCGGGTATTTTGTGGTGCCGATGAACGCGCTGCTGCAGCACCGGGGCTATGTGCTGCTGTCGGCGGGGCATTCGATCGCGGTGCAGAACTTCAACGAGAACGTCAGCGTGCTGCTCATGCTGCTGTTCTACGCCCTGCTCATCCGCCTGAACCTGCCGGTGCCGTGGGTGATTGCGCTGTTTGGCACCTTTGTCTCCGTCAGCATGTTTATGGTCATCCTCTGGTATCGCCGCAACCAGAGGGAGCGCGACTGGACGCAACTGATCGGCGAGCCGCGTCACGAAGAGCATCATTCTTAACATTCTGCCGCTTCGCCCTGTCTTCAAACCGTCGCAAAATCGGTCTAACCCCCGATGTCCTTTCCAGGAGCGCCACCATGAACGACGTGCAGCACTACAGCAACCTCCTTTTGCAATACGCCACCGAGGCGGGAATGAAAATTCTCGCGGCCATCGCGCTGTGGATTCTGGGGCGATGGCTCATCCGCATTGCCGACAAACTGCTGCGTGGCGTGCTGGACAGGCAGCATTTCGACCCCATGCTCACGCGCTACATGCTCAGCTTCATGAACATCGCGCTGAACATCGTGCTGGTCGTGGCCATTCTGGGCTATTTCGGGGTGCAGACCACCACCTTCGCGGCCTTGGTGGCAGGCGCTGGCGTCGCTATCGGCGCGGCGTGGAGCGGCCTGCTGGGCAACTTCGCGGCGGGCGCCTTTCTGCTGGTGCTCAAGCCCTTCAAGGTGGGCGATTTCGTCAAGGCGGGTGATGTGACCGGCACGGTGAAGGAGGTCGGGCTGTTCGTCACCTCCATCGTCACACTCGACAACGTGCTCACCTTTGTCGGCAATGGCAAGATTCTGGGCAACAACATCGAAAACTATTCGACCAACGACTACCGCCGCGTTGAACTCAAATGCCAGCTTTCCAGCGACGCCGATCATGTCGCCGCCATGGAACTGCTGCGCAAACAGGTGCAGGCCATTCCCAATGTGTTGACCGATCCGGCGCCAGTGATTGAAATTCTGGAGTTCAACAGCGTCGGGCCGGTGCTCACGGTTTTTCCTTTCTGCAACAACGCCCACTATTGGCAGGTGTATTTCGACACCAACCGCACCATCCGCGAAACGCTGACGCAGGCCGGTTTCGCCTACGCCCTGCCCAAGCAAGTCTGGGTGGGGAAGGCGGCGTAACGATGCGGAACGCTTGGCCGTCGATGTTCGTGCCCGGCCTCGGCCGGCAGGGTTGAGTATGGACGCCTTGCGCCTCGGCCCCATCGTCTTGCCCTGGGCGCCGCTATTGCTGGTGCTGGGTTATGCCGTGGCGGTGTGGGTGGCGGGCGTGGCGCAGAAGGCGGGGCGCGGCAATGCCGAGCCCGCGCTGCTGCCGCTGCTGATTGGGGCGCTGGTCGTGGCGCGCGCCGTGTTCGTTGCACGGCACAGCGCAGACTATTCCAGCGTGCTGGCGATGATCGACATCCGCGATCGCGGCTTCGATCCCTGGGCGGGCTGGGCCGCGGCGGCAGCCGGTGTGGCGTTCTGGGCCTGGCGGCGCCCAGCCTTGCGAATGAGCCTGCCGCTGAGCGCCAGCGCCGGAGCCGCCGTTGTGCTGGCGGGCATGGGAGCGCTCACCTTATTGCAACCGGCGCGCCCGCCTCTGCCTGATCTCACCCTGCAAACGCTGCAGGGTCGCTTGGTGGCGCTGGCCAGCCTGCGTGGCCAGCCGCTGGTGGTCAATCTCTGGGCTACCTGGTGCCCGCCTTGCCGCCGCGAATTGCCGCTGCTGATCCAGGCCGCGCAGCAGCAGACCGGGGCGCGCATCGTGCTGGTCAACGAAGGTGAGGCGGCGACGCGCGTGGCGGCGTATTTGCAGCGCGAGCAACTCACCGATCCGGGGGTGCTGCTCGATCCGGGCAACCGGCTGCTGTCGCTCTATCAGTCTCCCGGGCTGCCCACCACCTTGTTCATCCGCGCCGATGGCACGGTGCAGCGGGTGCACATCGGCGAGTTGTCGGCGGCGACGTTGCAGCAGGGCATCGCCGCGCTGCGCAAGTAACGGCGAGTGGGCGCAATCCCGGTGCGTCAGGCGTCGGTGTTCAGCGCTTTGCGCCGCGCGGCGTGCAGCAGGCGGCGGGCCGAGGCGTCGGCGAGCAGGCGGCCGTGCTGCGCCATCCAGTCTTGCGCCAGACGGCCCAGCGGCGTGGCGGGCTGGCGCGGATCGACCGGGCAGCGGAAGTTGCGTACCCAGTCGGCCACATCGGCAGCGGGCATGGGCCGCGCCAGCGCGTAGCCTTGGCCGGCATCGGCGCCCAGCAGGGTGGCAGCTTCGACCAGGTCGGGCGTTTCCAGCCCTTCGACGACCACCCACAGGCCCAGGCTTTGCGCCAGCTGCACCAGCGCGCCGATGAAGCCGATGGCCTGCTCGGGGTCGCGTCCGGCTTCGCGCACCAGGCCCTGATCGATTTTGACAGTATGAAACGGCAGGGTGCGCAGGCGCAGCAGGCTGGAGTAGCCACTGCCCAGATCGTCCATCACCAGCCGCACGCCGGTGGCGGCGAGGTCGCGCACCGCATCGTCGCGGCGCTGCGGATTGTCGAATTCGGCGTTTTCCAGCATTTCGAGCGACAGGCGGTCGGGGGCGACACCGGCCTCGCGCAGCGCCGATTCGACGCGGCGGCGACAGTCTTGCTGCAGCAGCACGTCCAGCGGCAGGTTCAGCCCCAGGCTCAGGCGCAGACCCTCGGCATCCCAGCGGGCGATGTGCGCCAGCGCCTGCGCCAGCCCGCCGCGAAACAGGCGAGAGAGTTCGGCCTGGCCGAACCACGGCAGAAACTGCCCCGGCATGACGAGGCTGCCGTCGTCCATGCGCAGGCGGGCGAGGGCTTCGACGCCGTAAGGCTTGCCGGTCTGCAGATCGACCAAGGGTTGCAGATGCATCTCCAGCCCATGATCGAACAGACTGCTGCGCCAGCGCTGGCGCAGCACCACGGGCACGGGCTGCTGGCGGCCGTGAGCGTGCAGGCGCTGCCAGGCGCGGCTGAGCGTCTGGCCGAGGTTGTCGAGAAAGCTGCGTGCCGCGCCGCGCTCGAACATGGCCGGGTAACCGCCGTACAGGCTGAGGATGACGACCACGCGGCCGTTGCGGTCGGTCAGCGGAACCGAGGCGGCGCTGCGAATACCGGCGTCGCGCGCCGCCTCGCGCCAGGGGGCGCCGGGGGTGTCGTGCGCGTAGCTCGCCAGGGTGCTGATTTTTTCGGTCTGCCAGGCCGAGGCCGTGGGGCCGAGGCTCTCGGCGTGCGCACCTTGCAGCTTGGGCACTTTGATGCCGCCGTAGTGCTTCTTCATGGCGCGGGCGTAGGGTTCGAGCCCGGAAGACAGCTCGACGACGAACTCGCCGTTGGCATCGGGCGCGCCCAAAGCGGCCGCTTTGACCCCGGGCAGGGCGGCCAGCCGGTCGAGCGCCATTTGCATGAATTCGCTCCACGCGGTGCCGTCCTGCAGCGCGTGTTCCAGCGCGATGACGCTTTGCTGGAACTGCTCGCGGATCGTCTGCGCCGCTTCCACCTCGGTCTGCAGCTCGGTTTGCAGCCGCGCGGTGAACAACTGGACGATGCGCCGACGGTCGCGCGGACGGGCGCTCAAGCCCTGACTGCGATCGATCAGCGCCTGCAGATAAAGCCCCGCAGACTGCACCAGCAGCCGCGTGGGCACGCCCACCAGGGCGTGGATCTGGCCGACGCGCGTGGCTTCGCGCACATGCGTGTCTTCCAGCAGATCCGGGCTGAGCAGCAGCCGGAAATGATCGGCCTGCCGCGCCTTGAGATGATCGAATTCCTCTGGGGTGAGGTGGCTGAGGAGTTGGCGCGATTCGGCGTCGTGTTCGAGCAGGCTGTAAAACTGCGCGATGAATTCCGTTGCCGCGGCGACGAAAGACGGGGCGGCGATGCGCAACAGCTCCTGCGCTTGCGCTCCGTAGGGCTGCGGCACCCAGTGCTCGGGGCCGTCGCCGAGAAAGTCGGCTTCGATCTCCTGCCCCCAGTGCAGCCACCAATGGCGACGCGTGTGCTTGTGCAGCTTGACGGTGTGCAGCGCGACGTCGGCGTGGCGCAGCAGGGTGTCGGGATCAGGGCCGTCCTGCGGGAACAGCGCCAGCCCCATGCTGAGTCGCAGGGGGTGGGTTTTGCCACCGGGCAGCGGCACACTCAGCGGTAGCAAGGCGCCCAGCGCCTCGATGCGGCGGGCGATGGCCTGCGCCCCGCCTGCGCTGTGGAGCACGAGCACGAACTCATCGCCGCCGATGCGCGCGAGCAGGTCGTCGGGTTCGAGCCGGGCGCCGAGCTGGCGGGCGACCTGCACCAGCACCTCGTCGCCGACGGCGTGGCCCCAGTCGTCGTTGATCGCCTTGAAGTCGTCTAGGTCGAGCAGACCCAGCGCCACGGTGGCGCCTTGCGCCTGCGCGGCTTGCAGCCGCTGCGGCAGCCATTCGTCGAGGGCGTAGCGGTTGGGTAGGCTGGTGAGGGCGTCGTGCCGCGCCTGCCAGCGCAGGCGTTCCTGCGCGGCGCGGCGTTCGCTGATGTCTTGCCCGACCCAGACCGAATCGACTCCCGGCTGGCCCGTGACGGCCTGGCCGGTGAGTTCGCACCAGAACAGGCTGCCGTCGCGCCGCCGCATGTGCACCTCGCGCGTGACCGACTCGCCGCGCGCCATGGCCGCGTAGATATCGGCGCCGATAGCCTCGAAGTCGGCGTCGTCGGCATAGATTTCGCGTGCCGGCACGCCCTGCAGAGACTGCAGATCGGGGTAGCCGAACATCTCGACCATGCGCGCATTGCCACTGCGGATGACGCGCTCTCCCACCAGCGCGATGCCCACCAGCGCGTTGTCGAGCATGGCCTGGCGCAGCCGCGCCTCGGTCTCGCGCTCGCGCTGCAGCGCGTCCATGCGCAGCAGCGCGCCGGCCATGGAGGCGACGAATTCGAGCAGCTGGGTTTGCGCCGCATCGGGCAGGCCGGGTACGGTGCTGGTCAGGGCAAAACTGCCGATCACCTGGGCGCCGTCGCGCACCGGCCACGACCAGCAGGAGCGCAGGTTGCATTGCTCGGCTGCGGCGCGCAGGTCATCCCAGCGATCATCCGTGGGGATGTCTGCTATGAAGGTGGGTGCGTTGTGCAGCACCGCATTGCCGCAGGAACCGGCATGCGGCCCGGGCGTGAGCCCGTCGAAGGCGCTCAACAATTCCGGCGGGCCGCTGGGCAGCGCCAGCGGGTGCAGATCGCCGTCCGGCCCCAGCCGCAGGAGGCTGGCGAGGCGTCCCGGCACCGCCTGCTCGGCCATGCGGCACAGCAGCGCCGCCAGCTCGGTTACCGGGCGCCCGGCCGCCAGCCCCCGCAGGATTTCGCTGGGCAATTCGAGCAGTCCGAGGGACGCGTTCTGATCGGGCATGATGAAGGATGCAATGGAGATCGGGCGGCAGTCTTTCGCCAGCGCCCAGTAAAACGCGACTTTACGATGCCGCGCCGTGCCGCGGGCGTGAATTTTTCTCGAAATCGCCCAGCCAAAGCGAGACTCGGCGACGCCCGCGTGCAAACCCGCTATCTTGCGCAGCTTTGATCCGCACCCTGCGGCCTGACGCTTTTTCTATGCCGACCTCCTCTGCAATCACCTTGGCCGCCATCGGCGGTCTGATGCTCAATGCCTTCGTCTGGGGCGTGTCGTGGTGGCCGTTCCGCCATTTCAATGGTCTGGGCCTCAATCCGCTGTGGGCCACCGCGGCGATGTACGCGGTGAGCACGCTCATCATCGTGGCGGCGCGGCCATCGGCGGTGCGGGCGCTTTGGCGGCATCCGCCGCTGTGGGGCATTCTCATCGCCTCGGGAGCGACGAACGCGGCGTTCAACTGGGGCGTGACCGAGGGCGACGTGGTGCGGGTGGTGCTGCTGTTCTATCTCATGCCGGTCTGGGCCACACTGCTGGCGCGCTGGCTACTGAACGAAAAACTCACAAGGCTGGTCGGCCTGCGCCTGACGCTGGCCCTGGCCGGGGCGATGGTGGTGTTGTGGCCGCAAGGAGGCGGTCTGCCGCTGCCGCAACATCCGGCAGACTGGCTGGGCGTGATCGGCGGCATGTTTTTCGCGCTCAACAATGTGCTGTTGCGCAAGTATGCGCACACCCCGCCCGAGGCGCGCGGTCTGGCGATGTTCGCCGGCGGGGTGATCGTGGCGGGCGGTGTGGCGGCCCTGCTGACCGCCAGCGGCGCCGTTGCGCCCATGCCTGCGCCGGCGCCGGGGTGGCTGATGGGCGTGGTGTTGATGGCGCTGGCTTTTCTGGCGGCGAATCTGGGGCTGCAGTATGGCGCAGAGCGGCTGCCGTCCACCTTGACGGCGGTGGTGATGACGGTGGAAATCGTGTTCGCCAGCGGCAGCGCCGTGCTGCTCGGCGTGGAGCGTCTGAGCGCGCAGGCGCTGTGGGGCGGCTGCCTGATTCTGCTGGCGATCTTGCTGGCCGCCTGGCCTGCGCGAAAGCAAGCCGAGGCCGATGCGGTGCTGGAGGTCAGTGGCGGAAGCCGCCGCTGGCCGTGATGCTGGTGGTGTCCACGTAGTCGGAGCCGGAGTGGTTGTCGGGCGAGAAGTGCACGGTGAAGCCGCCGAGGTTCTCGTTGCCCATGCTGTTGAGGGCGTCCATCAGGTTGGCGCGGGTGAGCGTCTTGCCGGCTTTGCGCAGAGCCTGCACCAGCACCTTGGCGTCGATATAGCCTTCCAGGCTGGTGAAGTCGTAATCGCCCTTATGCCCGGCGCTGTTCATCGCCGCCTGGTACTCGCGCACCAGGGGGGTGACGGTGGAGAAGGGGAAGGGCACGACCTGGGTGATGATCACGCCGTTGCCCTCGGGGCCGAGCGCTTTGGCCAGCGCTTCAGAGCCGACGAAGCTCACATTGGCGAACTGGCCGCCGTAGCCCTTGGCAATGGCCTGCTGATTGAATGCCGCCACTTCGGTGTAGGTGCCGACTTCCACGATGAGGTCGGGCTTGGAAGGCAGGATGGAGGCCAGCGCCCCGGCCACATCCACCGTATTGCGTTTGACCGTGCCGGTGGCCACGGGCTTGAGATTGTGCGCGGCCAGGGCTTTTTGCACGCCCGTCAGTCCGGCCATGCCGTAGGCGTCGTCCTGGTAGAACACGGCGATCTTTTTCAGGCCGAGGAACAGGAACTGATCGACGATCT encodes the following:
- a CDS encoding mechanosensitive ion channel family protein; this translates as MNDVQHYSNLLLQYATEAGMKILAAIALWILGRWLIRIADKLLRGVLDRQHFDPMLTRYMLSFMNIALNIVLVVAILGYFGVQTTTFAALVAGAGVAIGAAWSGLLGNFAAGAFLLVLKPFKVGDFVKAGDVTGTVKEVGLFVTSIVTLDNVLTFVGNGKILGNNIENYSTNDYRRVELKCQLSSDADHVAAMELLRKQVQAIPNVLTDPAPVIEILEFNSVGPVLTVFPFCNNAHYWQVYFDTNRTIRETLTQAGFAYALPKQVWVGKAA
- a CDS encoding TlpA family protein disulfide reductase: MDALRLGPIVLPWAPLLLVLGYAVAVWVAGVAQKAGRGNAEPALLPLLIGALVVARAVFVARHSADYSSVLAMIDIRDRGFDPWAGWAAAAAGVAFWAWRRPALRMSLPLSASAGAAVVLAGMGALTLLQPARPPLPDLTLQTLQGRLVALASLRGQPLVVNLWATWCPPCRRELPLLIQAAQQQTGARIVLVNEGEAATRVAAYLQREQLTDPGVLLDPGNRLLSLYQSPGLPTTLFIRADGTVQRVHIGELSAATLQQGIAALRK
- a CDS encoding EAL domain-containing protein; the encoded protein is MPDQNASLGLLELPSEILRGLAAGRPVTELAALLCRMAEQAVPGRLASLLRLGPDGDLHPLALPSGPPELLSAFDGLTPGPHAGSCGNAVLHNAPTFIADIPTDDRWDDLRAAAEQCNLRSCWSWPVRDGAQVIGSFALTSTVPGLPDAAQTQLLEFVASMAGALLRMDALQRERETEARLRQAMLDNALVGIALVGERVIRSGNARMVEMFGYPDLQSLQGVPAREIYADDADFEAIGADIYAAMARGESVTREVHMRRRDGSLFWCELTGQAVTGQPGVDSVWVGQDISERRAAQERLRWQARHDALTSLPNRYALDEWLPQRLQAAQAQGATVALGLLDLDDFKAINDDWGHAVGDEVLVQVARQLGARLEPDDLLARIGGDEFVLVLHSAGGAQAIARRIEALGALLPLSVPLPGGKTHPLRLSMGLALFPQDGPDPDTLLRHADVALHTVKLHKHTRRHWWLHWGQEIEADFLGDGPEHWVPQPYGAQAQELLRIAAPSFVAAATEFIAQFYSLLEHDAESRQLLSHLTPEEFDHLKARQADHFRLLLSPDLLEDTHVREATRVGQIHALVGVPTRLLVQSAGLYLQALIDRSQGLSARPRDRRRIVQLFTARLQTELQTEVEAAQTIREQFQQSVIALEHALQDGTAWSEFMQMALDRLAALPGVKAAALGAPDANGEFVVELSSGLEPYARAMKKHYGGIKVPKLQGAHAESLGPTASAWQTEKISTLASYAHDTPGAPWREAARDAGIRSAASVPLTDRNGRVVVILSLYGGYPAMFERGAARSFLDNLGQTLSRAWQRLHAHGRQQPVPVVLRQRWRSSLFDHGLEMHLQPLVDLQTGKPYGVEALARLRMDDGSLVMPGQFLPWFGQAELSRLFRGGLAQALAHIARWDAEGLRLSLGLNLPLDVLLQQDCRRRVESALREAGVAPDRLSLEMLENAEFDNPQRRDDAVRDLAATGVRLVMDDLGSGYSSLLRLRTLPFHTVKIDQGLVREAGRDPEQAIGFIGALVQLAQSLGLWVVVEGLETPDLVEAATLLGADAGQGYALARPMPAADVADWVRNFRCPVDPRQPATPLGRLAQDWMAQHGRLLADASARRLLHAARRKALNTDA
- a CDS encoding DMT family transporter, yielding MPTSSAITLAAIGGLMLNAFVWGVSWWPFRHFNGLGLNPLWATAAMYAVSTLIIVAARPSAVRALWRHPPLWGILIASGATNAAFNWGVTEGDVVRVVLLFYLMPVWATLLARWLLNEKLTRLVGLRLTLALAGAMVVLWPQGGGLPLPQHPADWLGVIGGMFFALNNVLLRKYAHTPPEARGLAMFAGGVIVAGGVAALLTASGAVAPMPAPAPGWLMGVVLMALAFLAANLGLQYGAERLPSTLTAVVMTVEIVFASGSAVLLGVERLSAQALWGGCLILLAILLAAWPARKQAEADAVLEVSGGSRRWP